The genomic interval TCTCGGTTTCCGAGCCGAAGGCGCGGATGCCCTGGACTTCCTCGGGCAACACCACATCGTCGTGCGGGATGTGGGGAATGACGAAGGATCGCACGGTGCGCTTGCCACGTGCGCCAACCGTGCCGGGCGACCCCGGCGGCATCGAGGGCAGCAGGTTGAGCACCCCGTTTTGCTCTTCGACGATGACCTGCCGGGTGCGCACGGGTTTGGCCGGAAACAGGTTGAGTGCTTCCATGCGACCGTAGCGGTTGGGAATGATATTGATGGCGGACGTGAGGGCCGCCATCGAGAAAGCCGGGGTGTTGAACACATTGTTCATGGTGATGATTTCCTTAGGCGGATTGACGGATGAGGATGCCGCGCGCTTCGAGGGCGGCGATGGCTGCAGCCTTCTGCTCGGCGGCAATGCCGGCAGGCCAGGCCACGGCGTGCGAAGCAACGATGGCGTGCCGAGCGAGCAGCAAGGCGTCGTCGCGCTGGATCAGAGTGGCATCGATCGCACCCAGCAGAATGCCAGCGACGTCTTCGGTGCCATCAGTGGCGACCGGATCAAAGCGCTTCAGCTTGCCGGTGGCCGTGACGCGGCCGACGACTGCACCGAGTTCTAGGTTCTGCCCGGATGCGACGGTGACCTGCTCGCGGGAGTAGTTGAGGCAATCCTCTTCGTACTTCAGGAGATTGCCGAGATTGAGGGGTTCGTTGATGGCATTCATGGGTCAGTCCTTTCCTGTGAGTTTCTTGACGGCTTTCATGAGCAGGTTTTGCTCGGGAGATGCCGCCGTGGTGGCTGCATCGGGATGGATCACCGAAGTGATCTCGGGGCTCTCGGCACGCGAGGCCAGCAAGACCCGTCGCACTTGAGATTCGCTGGCGCCTTCGGCGAGGAAGGTCGCAATGCGCTGCGGCTGACCTGCCAGTTGGCAGAGTTCCGCAATCGCCAGAGCATCGGCGCGGGCCGCCTGAGTCGCGGTTTTGACGGCATCGTCGACAACGTCATCGGTCGTCGCTGTGGACGACGATTCGGCCGTCGATTCGGCAGGCGATTGCGTCGGTGGAAGAGTCGGTGCTTCGGGTGCAACGGGGACGTCGGGTGTTTCGAGTTTCATAGGAATCTCCAGTTGAGATGGCGCGGAAACGGACAGGCTGTGGGCCGCCGCATTCCGCGAGCGACGTGCCGTGAGAAACGAACTAAAGTCAGCGAGGACGGTATCGAAGCTGCCTTGCGCATCGGCGAGCCCTGCAGTCACGGCTTCGGGGCCGAAGTACAGGCCGGCTTGGGTGGAGCGAACGAAACGTGATTCGAGGTTGCGCATCACTGCCACGTGATCGACGAAGATGCCGTAGAGCCGGTCCACCTCGGTCTGCAGTCGTGCAGAAGCCTCTTTGTCCAGCGGTTGGTGGGGCGAAAAATCGTTCTTCTGGTCGCCGGCAGTGATGGCGGTGTAGCGATAGCCCTCCTGAGCGTCACGCGCCGACTGATCGACGTGCATGGCGATGACGCCAATCGAGCCGACCCCGGCGGTCTGCGTCACATAAACCCGCGACGCCGCTGAGGCAATGGCGTAGGCCGCCGAGAATGCCGAGTCAGAGGCAATCGACCAGACCGGTTTCACCGCATCGACGGCACGCACCCGCCCGGCGAGTTCGAACACGCCACCGGCTTCACCACCGGGGGAATCCACATCGAGCAGGATGCCGGTGACACTCGGGTCGGCCAGGGCAGCGTCGAGCATCGCGCTGATCTCGCCATAGGACGTGAGCCCGGACGCCGCTTCCATGCCGAGCGAGCGCCGAACCAGCGTGCCGTAGACGGGAATCACGGCAATGCCGGGCGGCGCATCGGGAAGACCACGTGGCGGCGGAATCGGCAGGCCGGCTGATGGTGATGGCCAGCCGATCCGATCACCCAACACCGCCAGGATGATGTCGAGTTTGGAACGGGCGACAAGGAGCGGCGTCCCGTACAGACGGGACGCCAGGTGCGGTAGCTGCATTTCAGTTTCCTTGCGGTTGAGAATCGGGTGGCTGGACCACTGGTGCCGGCGTCGGCAATTCGTGACGCGGGTCGGAATCGAAGACCAGACCGAAGGCATCCGCCCGGGCGTTGTCAGCGGCGATTTCGCGATCCACGTCCTCGGCGTCGTAGCCGTTGGCCGAGATGGCTTCCGAACGGGACATGAGGCCCGAGCGAATCGCCGCTTTCATGGCATCAGCCTCCTTCAAGGGATCCACCCACTGCCAGCCTTGGGGAATCCATTTGACGGCCTGGTACTCACGGCGCTTGGCAGTCCCGTCCCGGGCATAGCCCGTCAGCGTGAGTGCGCCTTCGAGAACGGCTTGTGCCATCCAGGCTTGCCAGATCGGACGGCACAGTTGATGGACGATCACGCCATGCTGCAAGGCTTCGACACGGCGGCGAAACTCCAGCAGCCCGGCCCGGATCGAGGAGTAATTGACTTGAGTGAGATCCCCGGTCAGTTGCTCGTAGGTGACACCCATCGCCGCCGCCACCGCGCGAAACTGCATGCGCAGGAATTCCGAGTAGGAACCGCCGACATCCGCTGGCTGCGAGAACTTGATGTCTTCACCCGGTTCCAGAATCTGCATAGTACCGGGCTCGAGACCCGCGAGCGCCACGCCGTTGGGGTCGGACAATCCTTCACCGAGCAGGTTGTCCTCGGGAGCGAGGCGTGTCACAAAACCGGCAAACATCGCGGCGGTCTTCTTGCGTACCAGTTCGGCGTCGTCGTATTGGTCGAGTTCGTTCAGTTTGACGAGTGCTCGCGCCAGCCACGGCTCGCCGCGAATCTGTCCCGGGCGCAGTGCCCGGAAAAGGTGAATGATCTCGGTGGCATCGACACGCACAGTGGTAAGCCCGCCGTCACCCGACATCGGGGCCAGCATGCCGTCCTCGGGGTGCGATCGGTAGAGGTGGTAGGCCACGCGCCGTCCAAGCCGGTCGAACTCGATGCCGGCACGGATCAGGTTTCCGTTTTCTGCCGTGGTGTTGAGTGTCACCGGCAGATGCTCGGCTTCCAGTACCTGAAGTTGCAGCGCCACCGGCAGTCCATCTTCGGGTCGGCGATAACGCAGCCGCACCAGGGCTTCGCCACCTTCGAGCATCGCCCGACAGGCCAGCGCCTGCAGTCCGTAGAAGTCGGTGAGTCCTGCGGCATCGGCGTCGACAGTCCAATCGCACCACAGTGCCTGGATGGCTTCGCGTATCGTTGCCTCCTGCACCATCGATTGCGGCTTGATGCCGGTACCGATGGCGTTGGCCACGTAGGACTCGAGCGCCGAATTGGCCCACGCATTGCG from Sulfurimicrobium lacus carries:
- a CDS encoding S49 family peptidase — protein: MQLPHLASRLYGTPLLVARSKLDIILAVLGDRIGWPSPSAGLPIPPPRGLPDAPPGIAVIPVYGTLVRRSLGMEAASGLTSYGEISAMLDAALADPSVTGILLDVDSPGGEAGGVFELAGRVRAVDAVKPVWSIASDSAFSAAYAIASAASRVYVTQTAGVGSIGVIAMHVDQSARDAQEGYRYTAITAGDQKNDFSPHQPLDKEASARLQTEVDRLYGIFVDHVAVMRNLESRFVRSTQAGLYFGPEAVTAGLADAQGSFDTVLADFSSFLTARRSRNAAAHSLSVSAPSQLEIPMKLETPDVPVAPEAPTLPPTQSPAESTAESSSTATTDDVVDDAVKTATQAARADALAIAELCQLAGQPQRIATFLAEGASESQVRRVLLASRAESPEITSVIHPDAATTAASPEQNLLMKAVKKLTGKD
- a CDS encoding head decoration protein codes for the protein MNAINEPLNLGNLLKYEEDCLNYSREQVTVASGQNLELGAVVGRVTATGKLKRFDPVATDGTEDVAGILLGAIDATLIQRDDALLLARHAIVASHAVAWPAGIAAEQKAAAIAALEARGILIRQSA
- a CDS encoding phage portal protein, with product MRLFKTFRSMGRKLFGGSPTYDGVGGGRRALAWSVGNPGAVAAMLFTQHELRAKSRDLVRRNAWANSALESYVANAIGTGIKPQSMVQEATIREAIQALWCDWTVDADAAGLTDFYGLQALACRAMLEGGEALVRLRYRRPEDGLPVALQLQVLEAEHLPVTLNTTAENGNLIRAGIEFDRLGRRVAYHLYRSHPEDGMLAPMSGDGGLTTVRVDATEIIHLFRALRPGQIRGEPWLARALVKLNELDQYDDAELVRKKTAAMFAGFVTRLAPEDNLLGEGLSDPNGVALAGLEPGTMQILEPGEDIKFSQPADVGGSYSEFLRMQFRAVAAAMGVTYEQLTGDLTQVNYSSIRAGLLEFRRRVEALQHGVIVHQLCRPIWQAWMAQAVLEGALTLTGYARDGTAKRREYQAVKWIPQGWQWVDPLKEADAMKAAIRSGLMSRSEAISANGYDAEDVDREIAADNARADAFGLVFDSDPRHELPTPAPVVQPPDSQPQGN